From Candidatus Omnitrophota bacterium, one genomic window encodes:
- the ispG gene encoding flavodoxin-dependent (E)-4-hydroxy-3-methylbut-2-enyl-diphosphate synthase encodes MIKRRRTRQVKVGGVRIGEDAPISIQSMTTPRTANVKATVAQIKRLEAAGCEIVRVAIKDSDDAFAVKAIKDKAKIPVVCDIHFDYTLALACIKAGADKIRLNPGNIRKREEIAAVVRAASRARIPIRVGVNSGSAGAGSPDALVSAAKRYIKILEELDFHDIIVSLKASDVISTVESYRKISGACDYPLHLGVTAAGPHEAGIIKSSIGIGALLLDGIGDTIRVSLTADPVEEVSAAKRILSALNLRNFGPEIISCPTCGRCQVNLLKIVADVERKLSAISYQLSARRPIKIAVMGCEVNGPGEAGEADIGIAAGKGSGVLFINGRIVRRVKESDFAAELLKELKKI; translated from the coding sequence ATGATAAAGCGCAGACGAACGAGACAGGTTAAGGTCGGCGGGGTGAGGATAGGCGAGGATGCGCCTATCTCGATCCAGTCGATGACGACGCCCAGGACAGCGAATGTGAAGGCAACGGTTGCCCAGATCAAGCGGTTAGAGGCCGCCGGCTGCGAAATTGTGAGAGTCGCTATCAAGGATTCTGACGATGCGTTTGCCGTGAAGGCGATAAAGGATAAGGCAAAGATACCTGTTGTCTGCGATATCCATTTCGATTACACCTTAGCGCTCGCCTGCATAAAGGCCGGCGCAGATAAGATTCGGCTCAATCCCGGCAACATCAGAAAGAGAGAAGAGATAGCGGCGGTAGTTAGAGCCGCCTCGAGAGCGCGGATCCCCATAAGGGTAGGCGTGAATTCAGGCTCTGCCGGCGCCGGATCGCCCGATGCGCTCGTCAGTGCGGCGAAGAGGTATATTAAAATCCTTGAAGAACTGGATTTTCATGATATAATCGTATCTCTTAAAGCTTCCGATGTTATCTCGACGGTGGAATCTTACAGAAAGATATCGGGGGCTTGCGACTATCCTCTGCATCTTGGTGTTACTGCGGCGGGTCCGCATGAAGCCGGAATAATTAAATCATCGATCGGGATAGGGGCACTTCTATTGGACGGTATAGGCGATACTATCAGGGTATCTTTAACGGCCGATCCCGTAGAAGAGGTTAGCGCGGCGAAGAGAATTTTAAGCGCTTTAAATTTGAGAAACTTCGGGCCTGAGATAATATCATGTCCGACATGCGGCCGATGTCAGGTCAATCTGTTGAAAATAGTGGCGGATGTCGAACGCAAGCTATCAGCTATCAGCTATCAGCTATCAGCCAGGCGTCCGATCAAGATTGCGGTAATGGGCTGTGAAGTGAACGGCCCCGGTGAAGCCGGGGAAGCGGATATAGGCATAGCGGCAGGCAAGGGTTCGGGCGTATTATTTATTAACGGCAGGATAGTCAGGCGCGTCAAAGAGAGTGATTTTGCGGCGGAACTATTGAAGGAATTGAAGAAAATATGA